The Pedobacter africanus genome has a window encoding:
- a CDS encoding AMP-dependent synthetase/ligase yields the protein MELFNAHSTIPSLLRNVVENIHKPEETFLIHKKNTVWEEISYQQTLDCADAVSAFFLQKGITRGDRMGLMIENSPEYVYYDQGIQQIGAINVSIYPTLSEHEVAYIVNDSGMRAILIGNTFLYKKILKIAANCRHLEYIIPAFPEYQKVNIPENLKAQIISFEEVLAATGKLDAAQLEAIGKIRSTVKPADISSLIYTSGTTGTPKGVMLSHSNFVENVKVCLQQIPVIDQTETFLSFLPLSHVFERTATYHVCCAQGCKIAYAQSLELLARNMAEIKPTVMSCVPRLLERIHDKAIKSGTAAGGVKAKIFLWALEAGQDYRRIKETGKTPGILLSAKKALAEKLVFSKIKEKTGGRLKFMISGGAALPKNVGEFFGNLGIKILEGFGLTETSPVMAVTEYHRQVYGTVGRVIPGIEIGIQDVESKQMISIQTHETFNEDFECAEGEIIVRGHCVMQGYFNKPAETAEAIDKDDWFHTGDIGRFYKGNLQITDRLKNMIVNAYGKNVYPTPVENIYLKSLKIDQIFLIGDKREYLTAIVIPNKENMQEAFKLPESFFEKPEIFIAEKEITDWIGQDLKKLSSELAKFERIKNFKVKRNPFSIEEGEITPTLKAKRKVIETKYAEAINEMYAEAVDAD from the coding sequence ATGGAATTATTTAATGCGCATTCTACCATACCCAGCCTATTGCGTAATGTGGTAGAAAACATCCATAAACCGGAAGAAACATTTCTGATCCACAAAAAGAATACAGTTTGGGAGGAAATATCTTATCAGCAGACCTTGGATTGTGCAGATGCTGTCTCGGCCTTTTTCCTGCAAAAAGGGATTACCAGGGGCGACCGGATGGGACTTATGATAGAAAATTCTCCGGAATATGTGTACTACGATCAGGGCATACAACAGATTGGCGCCATTAATGTATCTATCTATCCTACCCTGTCTGAGCATGAAGTCGCCTACATCGTAAACGATTCAGGTATGCGGGCCATATTGATCGGCAATACCTTTCTGTATAAAAAAATTCTGAAAATCGCAGCCAACTGCAGGCACCTGGAATACATCATACCGGCATTTCCGGAATATCAGAAAGTAAATATCCCAGAAAACCTAAAAGCACAGATCATCAGCTTTGAAGAAGTACTGGCTGCTACGGGTAAACTGGATGCAGCACAACTGGAAGCCATCGGCAAAATCCGAAGTACGGTAAAACCAGCTGATATTTCCTCATTGATCTATACCTCCGGCACTACCGGAACGCCAAAAGGGGTAATGCTTTCCCACAGTAATTTTGTAGAAAACGTAAAGGTATGTTTGCAGCAGATCCCTGTAATTGATCAAACAGAAACATTTCTGTCCTTCCTTCCGCTATCGCACGTTTTTGAGCGTACAGCGACCTACCATGTATGCTGTGCACAAGGTTGTAAAATAGCTTATGCACAAAGCCTGGAATTGCTGGCCAGGAACATGGCTGAAATAAAACCAACGGTAATGAGCTGTGTTCCGCGGTTGCTGGAAAGAATTCACGACAAAGCCATTAAAAGTGGTACTGCCGCCGGGGGTGTAAAGGCAAAAATCTTTTTATGGGCCCTAGAAGCAGGTCAGGACTACAGAAGGATAAAAGAAACTGGAAAGACCCCGGGCATTTTGCTCAGTGCAAAAAAGGCGCTTGCAGAAAAGCTGGTATTCAGCAAAATAAAAGAAAAAACCGGTGGACGTCTAAAGTTCATGATCTCTGGTGGTGCGGCCCTTCCCAAAAATGTGGGTGAATTTTTTGGGAACCTTGGCATTAAAATATTAGAAGGCTTTGGGCTTACGGAAACATCGCCGGTAATGGCTGTTACAGAGTATCACAGACAGGTTTATGGTACAGTAGGCCGTGTAATTCCGGGAATAGAGATTGGCATACAGGATGTGGAAAGCAAACAAATGATCAGCATTCAGACCCATGAAACTTTTAATGAAGACTTTGAATGTGCCGAAGGTGAAATCATTGTGAGGGGCCATTGTGTAATGCAGGGCTATTTCAATAAACCAGCAGAAACGGCAGAGGCAATTGATAAGGACGATTGGTTCCATACAGGTGATATCGGCCGTTTCTACAAAGGGAACCTGCAGATTACTGACCGGCTTAAAAACATGATCGTAAATGCCTACGGAAAAAATGTGTACCCTACCCCGGTAGAAAATATTTATTTAAAAAGTCTGAAAATAGACCAGATCTTCCTGATCGGAGATAAACGTGAATACCTTACGGCTATCGTCATTCCGAATAAAGAAAATATGCAGGAGGCATTTAAACTTCCCGAATCCTTTTTCGAAAAACCGGAAATCTTTATAGCAGAAAAAGAAATCACGGATTGGATCGGCCAGGACCTGAAGAAGCTGTCCAGCGAACTGGCTAAATTCGAGCGCATTAAGAATTTTAAGGTCAAACGTAATCCTTTCAGCATTGAAGAAGGTGAAATCACACCTACATTAAAAGCCAAGCGAAAGGTTATAGAAACCAAGTATGCAGAAGCCATCAACGAGATGTATGCAGAGGCTGTAGATGCCGATTAA
- a CDS encoding N-acetyltransferase has product MQITTVSGKHSEKDFLAIARLIYKDDKNWICPLDQDIEQIFDPSKNPFFGHGKCIRWILKDDNGNGIGRIAAFINDKKAYQYAQPTGGIGFFECVNDREAAFLLFDTAKVWLEENGMKAMDGPINFGENDSFWGLLVEGFTPPSYGMNYHRPYYHELFTAYGFLKEYEQITNHLAVKKPFPERFTKIANWVANKPGYTFEHFSKKNAEKYVSDLMEIYNDAWKDFENFVPIKKETLEESFEKMQTIMDEKLIWFGYVNGEPASFVVIIPDANQMIKDFNGKLGLLEKLKFVYRRWVGVKRMRAIVMGTKSAYQKHGLESALFIKLKEYVLPLNQYEELELSWVGDFNDKMLAIHQATGATFGKRHLTMRKVF; this is encoded by the coding sequence ATGCAGATAACTACAGTATCCGGAAAGCATTCAGAAAAAGATTTTTTAGCTATTGCCCGATTGATTTACAAGGATGATAAAAACTGGATTTGTCCGCTGGACCAGGACATTGAGCAGATATTTGACCCCAGCAAAAACCCTTTCTTCGGACACGGCAAATGTATCCGCTGGATATTAAAAGACGATAATGGAAACGGTATTGGCAGAATTGCTGCTTTTATAAACGATAAAAAAGCATACCAGTACGCGCAGCCAACAGGAGGAATCGGCTTTTTTGAATGTGTAAATGACAGAGAAGCGGCTTTCCTGCTGTTTGACACCGCGAAAGTCTGGCTCGAAGAAAACGGGATGAAAGCCATGGATGGCCCCATAAATTTTGGGGAGAACGACTCTTTTTGGGGCTTACTGGTAGAGGGCTTTACCCCGCCATCCTATGGAATGAATTATCACCGTCCCTATTATCATGAGCTGTTTACTGCATATGGTTTCCTGAAAGAATACGAGCAGATCACCAATCATCTTGCGGTAAAAAAGCCCTTTCCGGAGCGTTTTACTAAAATTGCGAACTGGGTAGCCAATAAACCCGGCTATACATTTGAGCATTTTTCCAAGAAGAACGCGGAAAAATATGTATCCGATCTGATGGAAATTTACAATGATGCCTGGAAAGATTTTGAGAACTTTGTTCCGATAAAAAAAGAAACGCTGGAGGAAAGTTTTGAAAAAATGCAGACCATTATGGATGAAAAGCTGATCTGGTTTGGTTATGTGAATGGAGAACCCGCATCATTTGTTGTAATTATACCGGATGCCAACCAGATGATCAAAGACTTTAATGGCAAATTGGGCCTCCTGGAAAAGCTTAAATTTGTTTACAGGCGCTGGGTAGGTGTAAAACGTATGCGCGCAATAGTTATGGGAACAAAATCTGCTTATCAAAAGCATGGCCTGGAATCGGCATTGTTCATTAAGTTAAAGGAGTATGTTTTGCCTTTAAACCAGTATGAGGAACTAGAGCTCTCATGGGTAGGCGATTTTAACGATAAAATGCTCGCTATCCATCAGGCAACAGGTGCCACTTTTGGAAAGCGGCACCTGACAATGCGAAAGGTGTTTTAA
- the tpiA gene encoding triose-phosphate isomerase, which produces MRKKIVAGNWKMNLDYAEGISLFSEIVNMVRDEKKGDQTAIICAPYIHLNSLAKLGGDVVKIGAQNCHQNDSGAYTGEISAGMIKSVGCAYIIIGHSERRQYFAESDEMLAQKTVKVLENGLTPIFCIGETLEERNNGSYFEVLKAQLVKGLFGLSAIDFSKIVIAYEPVWAIGTGLTASSEQAQEVHAFIRKEIAAKYSNAIAEETTILYGGSCNPKNAAELFSQKDIDGGLIGGASLKSRDFVDIVKVFNS; this is translated from the coding sequence ATGAGGAAAAAAATAGTTGCAGGAAACTGGAAAATGAACCTGGATTATGCAGAAGGCATATCTTTATTTTCAGAAATAGTTAATATGGTAAGGGATGAAAAAAAAGGCGATCAGACTGCCATCATCTGTGCACCATACATTCATTTAAACAGCCTGGCTAAATTAGGTGGCGATGTAGTGAAAATTGGTGCGCAAAATTGCCACCAGAACGATAGTGGTGCATATACCGGTGAAATATCGGCGGGTATGATCAAATCCGTTGGCTGTGCCTATATCATCATCGGACATTCTGAAAGACGTCAGTATTTTGCTGAAAGTGATGAGATGCTTGCTCAAAAAACAGTGAAAGTATTGGAAAACGGGTTAACCCCAATCTTCTGCATAGGCGAGACACTGGAAGAAAGAAATAATGGCAGTTATTTTGAAGTACTTAAAGCCCAGTTAGTAAAAGGGCTTTTCGGACTAAGCGCTATAGATTTTTCTAAAATAGTTATAGCATACGAACCGGTATGGGCTATTGGTACCGGCCTTACGGCTTCATCAGAACAGGCCCAGGAGGTACATGCTTTTATCAGAAAAGAAATTGCAGCCAAATACAGCAATGCCATAGCAGAGGAAACCACGATTTTATATGGCGGAAGCTGTAACCCTAAAAATGCTGCAGAACTATTTTCCCAGAAAGATATTGACGGGGGATTGATCGGCGGAGCTTCCCTGAAATCGAGGGATTTTGTGGATATCGTTAAAGTTTTTAATTCCTAG
- a CDS encoding HesB/IscA family protein — protein MITITDKAKSKIDQLMEEAQMDTTYFLRVSVKGGGCSGLSYNLDFDNEENAGDQFFEDKGIRIALDMKSFLYLAGTELDFTDGLNGKGFNFNNPNASRSCGCGESFSV, from the coding sequence ATGATTACAATCACTGATAAAGCAAAAAGCAAAATCGACCAGCTGATGGAAGAGGCGCAGATGGATACCACCTATTTTTTGCGTGTGTCTGTCAAAGGGGGGGGATGTTCAGGACTATCTTACAATCTGGATTTCGACAATGAAGAAAATGCCGGAGATCAGTTTTTTGAAGATAAAGGCATCAGGATTGCCCTGGATATGAAATCTTTCCTTTATCTGGCAGGCACAGAGCTTGATTTTACAGATGGTTTAAACGGAAAGGGTTTTAATTTTAATAACCCGAATGCAAGCCGCTCCTGCGGTTGTGGCGAAAGTTTTTCTGTTTAA
- a CDS encoding UDP-N-acetylmuramate--L-alanine ligase — protein MRIHFIAIGGSAMHNLAIALHKKGYQVTGSDDVIFEPSSSRLAGYGILPAQMGWNKANITPDLDAVILGMHALADNPELLRAQELGLKIYSYPEYIYEQTKDKLRVVIGGSHGKTTITSMILHVLNFYKRDFDYLVGAQLAGFETMVKITSEAPLIVIEGDEYLASPIDRRPKFHLYKANLAVISGIAWDHINVFKTYADYVRQFELFINTIQPGGKLIYCSADKDLKEIVKNATAAIEKIAYEIPDHMVKDGITYLMPEEVPLKVFGDHNLMNLNAAKLICAQLDIDNKQFDAAICSFTGAAKRLELLRSENETNVYKDFAHSPSKLKATIEAVKAQFPDRKLVACIELHTFSSLNKDFLVQYADTMKAADTAIVYIDEKTFQHKKLKPFSKKDVQRAFKREQLHFFNDPTLLQDYLLNVNFYRTNLLLMSSGNFGGVDLVKLARELNTVEQGI, from the coding sequence ATGCGTATACACTTTATTGCCATTGGGGGCAGTGCCATGCACAACCTGGCCATTGCATTACATAAAAAAGGATACCAGGTTACCGGATCAGATGATGTTATTTTTGAACCATCGAGCAGCAGACTGGCCGGATATGGTATTTTACCAGCACAGATGGGTTGGAACAAAGCCAATATTACACCTGATCTGGACGCGGTAATTCTGGGTATGCACGCGCTTGCCGATAATCCTGAATTGCTCCGTGCCCAGGAACTCGGACTTAAGATATATTCTTACCCGGAATATATTTATGAACAAACCAAGGACAAGCTGCGGGTTGTCATAGGTGGAAGCCATGGTAAAACCACCATTACTTCCATGATCCTTCATGTACTGAATTTTTATAAAAGGGATTTTGACTACCTGGTAGGGGCACAATTGGCCGGTTTTGAAACCATGGTTAAAATTACCAGCGAAGCGCCATTGATCGTTATTGAGGGAGATGAATACCTGGCTTCTCCAATCGACAGGAGACCTAAATTTCATCTTTATAAAGCTAATCTTGCGGTGATCAGTGGCATTGCCTGGGATCATATCAATGTATTTAAGACCTATGCTGACTATGTCAGGCAGTTTGAATTGTTTATAAATACGATTCAGCCAGGGGGTAAATTAATTTATTGCAGTGCAGATAAAGACTTAAAAGAGATAGTTAAAAATGCCACCGCGGCAATAGAAAAAATTGCCTACGAAATTCCTGATCACATGGTGAAAGATGGGATTACTTACTTAATGCCGGAAGAAGTCCCGCTAAAAGTATTCGGAGATCATAACTTAATGAACCTTAACGCAGCCAAATTAATTTGCGCGCAACTGGATATTGACAACAAACAATTTGATGCCGCTATATGTTCCTTTACCGGCGCCGCGAAAAGACTGGAGCTGCTGAGGAGCGAAAATGAAACAAATGTATATAAGGATTTTGCACATTCACCCTCTAAGCTGAAAGCAACTATCGAAGCAGTTAAAGCCCAGTTTCCCGACAGGAAATTAGTGGCGTGTATAGAGTTACATACATTTAGCAGCCTGAATAAAGACTTTTTAGTTCAATATGCTGATACCATGAAGGCCGCGGATACGGCGATTGTCTACATCGATGAAAAAACTTTTCAGCATAAAAAATTAAAACCTTTTAGTAAAAAAGATGTTCAAAGAGCGTTTAAAAGAGAGCAATTGCACTTTTTTAATGACCCAACACTATTGCAGGATTATTTGTTAAACGTAAATTTTTATCGTACGAACTTACTTTTGATGAGTTCTGGAAATTTTGGCGGAGTTGATCTCGTTAAATTGGCACGTGAGTTGAATACAGTTGAGCAAGGAATTTAA
- a CDS encoding IscS subfamily cysteine desulfurase has product MELPIYLDNNATTPLDPRVLEAMLPYFTNKFGNAASRNHAFGWVAEEGVDYAREQVAKLIGCTEKEIIFTSGATEADNLGIKGVFEMYQEKGNHIITATTEHKAVLDTCKHLEKQGAKVTYLKVKEDGLIDLQELEAAMTEQTILVTIMYGNNEIGVIQPIKEISAIAHKHGALFMTDATQAVGKIPVDVNADGIDLMAFSAHKMYGPKGVGVLYVRRKNPRVKVTAQIDGGGHERGMRSGTLNVPGIVGLGKACELCRLEMEEEAKRLSALRDKLENALTQLEESYVNGNTQHRLPHVANISFKYVEGEGLMMAMKDLAVSSGSACTSASLEPSYVLKSLGLSDDLAHSSIRYGLGRFTTEEEVDYAIENTKKAVNHLRDLSPLWEMFKEGVDLSKIEWAEH; this is encoded by the coding sequence ATGGAACTTCCTATTTACTTAGATAATAACGCAACTACACCTCTTGACCCAAGGGTACTGGAAGCGATGCTGCCTTATTTCACCAACAAATTTGGCAATGCAGCAAGTCGTAACCATGCATTTGGCTGGGTTGCTGAAGAGGGTGTAGACTATGCACGCGAGCAGGTTGCAAAACTGATTGGCTGTACTGAAAAAGAAATTATTTTTACTTCAGGTGCTACTGAAGCAGATAACCTCGGCATCAAAGGTGTATTTGAAATGTACCAGGAAAAAGGTAACCACATCATTACCGCTACTACTGAACATAAAGCCGTCCTGGACACCTGCAAGCACCTGGAAAAACAGGGTGCAAAAGTAACTTATCTGAAAGTAAAGGAAGATGGATTAATTGACCTTCAGGAACTTGAAGCCGCAATGACCGAACAGACCATACTGGTTACCATTATGTATGGCAACAATGAAATCGGTGTTATCCAACCTATTAAAGAAATTAGCGCTATTGCGCATAAGCATGGCGCACTGTTCATGACTGATGCCACACAGGCTGTTGGTAAAATACCTGTAGATGTAAATGCCGATGGGATTGACCTGATGGCTTTTTCCGCGCATAAAATGTACGGACCTAAAGGTGTAGGTGTATTGTATGTACGCCGTAAAAACCCAAGGGTTAAGGTAACTGCACAAATAGACGGTGGTGGTCATGAGCGCGGAATGCGTTCAGGTACCTTAAACGTACCTGGTATTGTTGGCCTTGGTAAAGCATGTGAGCTGTGCCGCCTGGAAATGGAAGAGGAAGCCAAGCGTTTATCGGCCCTGCGCGACAAACTTGAAAATGCCCTTACCCAGCTTGAAGAAAGTTATGTAAACGGAAATACCCAGCACCGCTTACCACATGTAGCTAATATTTCTTTTAAGTATGTAGAGGGTGAAGGCTTAATGATGGCCATGAAAGACCTGGCGGTATCTTCAGGTTCTGCCTGTACTTCTGCATCGTTAGAACCTTCTTATGTATTGAAAAGCTTAGGCTTGTCAGACGACCTGGCACATTCTTCTATCCGTTACGGATTGGGGCGTTTTACAACCGAAGAGGAAGTGGACTATGCAATAGAGAATACTAAAAAAGCAGTTAACCACCTGAGAGACCTTTCACCACTTTGGGAAATGTTTAAAGAAGGTGTGGATTTGAGTAAAATTGAGTGGGCAGAACACTAA
- a CDS encoding type B 50S ribosomal protein L31, whose amino-acid sequence MKKDLHPSSYRFVVFKDMSNDYAFLTKSCVDTKETIQWEDGNEYPLYKLEISHTSHPFYTGKMKLVDTAGRIDKFKTRYAKK is encoded by the coding sequence ATGAAAAAAGATCTGCATCCATCAAGCTATAGATTTGTAGTATTTAAAGACATGTCAAACGACTACGCTTTTTTAACAAAATCTTGTGTAGATACTAAAGAAACTATCCAGTGGGAAGATGGCAACGAGTATCCTTTATATAAATTAGAGATTTCTCATACTTCTCACCCTTTCTATACCGGAAAAATGAAATTGGTCGATACAGCTGGTCGTATCGATAAATTCAAAACCCGTTACGCTAAAAAGTAA
- a CDS encoding helix-turn-helix domain-containing protein, whose amino-acid sequence MNIIGKNIRQLRQKNGWSQGEVAKRLNISIPAFSKIETGITDINISRLAQIANLFEVSTMDIISKEGENPQSLNFEEINGLKEKLAQREEEIIKLQKKVIDLYEEIREK is encoded by the coding sequence ATGAATATCATTGGAAAAAACATTAGACAACTGCGCCAAAAAAATGGCTGGAGCCAGGGGGAAGTGGCTAAACGTCTAAATATTTCAATCCCGGCGTTCTCAAAAATCGAAACTGGTATCACTGATATTAACATTTCAAGGTTGGCACAAATCGCTAATCTTTTCGAGGTATCCACTATGGATATCATATCCAAAGAAGGGGAAAATCCTCAGTCACTTAATTTTGAAGAGATCAATGGCCTAAAAGAAAAGCTGGCGCAAAGAGAAGAAGAGATCATCAAACTTCAGAAGAAAGTAATTGATCTCTACGAAGAAATAAGAGAAAAATAA
- the prmA gene encoding 50S ribosomal protein L11 methyltransferase, whose product MNYIQVTFSFTAIEEYQQDLLIAELGDIGFNTFEDTAAGFMAFIDFPAYSEDQLEKVLEQFDGEFQCSYEVAEIAGKNWNEEWEKNFEPLIISDQCYVRATFHEPRPQYPYEIVIDPKMAFGTGHHQTTTMMIQYLLDTDVEGKTLLDMGCGTAILAILAAKKGASSLVAIDNDEVCYLSAIENAALNNIVNMKALCGGKEVIPDQTFDVILANINRNILLDQIPSYNDVLRPGGSIFFSGFYESPDLDMIRQACAPFGIRYVNHKKTGEWVAAYFKKD is encoded by the coding sequence ATGAACTACATACAGGTAACCTTCAGTTTTACGGCCATAGAGGAATATCAGCAGGATCTTTTGATTGCTGAACTGGGCGATATCGGCTTCAATACTTTTGAAGATACAGCGGCAGGTTTTATGGCATTTATTGATTTTCCCGCTTACAGCGAAGATCAGTTGGAAAAAGTGCTGGAACAGTTTGATGGTGAATTTCAATGCAGCTATGAAGTGGCAGAAATTGCAGGGAAAAATTGGAATGAGGAATGGGAAAAGAACTTTGAGCCTTTGATCATTTCCGATCAATGCTACGTACGTGCAACTTTTCATGAGCCCAGGCCTCAATATCCATATGAGATTGTTATAGATCCTAAAATGGCTTTCGGTACCGGGCACCACCAAACTACAACCATGATGATCCAATACTTGCTGGATACAGATGTGGAAGGTAAAACTTTGCTGGATATGGGCTGTGGAACAGCTATTCTGGCTATTCTGGCTGCAAAAAAAGGTGCCTCGAGCCTGGTGGCTATAGATAATGATGAAGTCTGTTACCTCAGTGCAATTGAAAATGCTGCGCTGAACAATATTGTCAATATGAAGGCATTGTGTGGGGGTAAGGAGGTTATTCCGGATCAGACATTTGATGTGATCCTGGCCAATATTAACCGCAATATCCTGTTAGACCAAATCCCCTCGTATAACGATGTACTAAGGCCCGGTGGCAGTATTTTTTTTAGCGGATTTTATGAATCACCAGACCTGGATATGATCAGGCAAGCCTGTGCGCCTTTTGGCATCCGCTATGTTAACCATAAAAAAACAGGAGAATGGGTAGCCGCTTATTTTAAGAAGGATTAA
- the mce gene encoding methylmalonyl-CoA epimerase — translation MNKIEHIGIAVKDMDASCQLYEQLLGTACYKKELVESEGVNTAFFKTGENKIELLTATADESPIARFLEKKGEGIHHIAFDVTDIVSEMARLKAEGFTLLNERPKRGADNKLVCFVHPKGTNGVLVELCQDAG, via the coding sequence ATGAATAAGATTGAACACATCGGTATTGCTGTAAAAGACATGGATGCTTCCTGTCAGCTCTACGAACAACTGTTAGGCACCGCCTGTTATAAAAAGGAACTGGTGGAATCTGAGGGCGTGAATACCGCCTTTTTCAAAACAGGTGAAAATAAGATTGAGTTGCTGACAGCTACCGCTGATGAAAGCCCCATTGCCAGGTTCCTGGAGAAGAAGGGAGAGGGGATACATCACATTGCATTTGACGTGACAGATATTGTGTCTGAAATGGCCAGGCTCAAAGCGGAGGGGTTCACCCTGTTAAATGAAAGACCCAAAAGGGGAGCAGATAATAAACTGGTTTGTTTTGTACATCCTAAGGGCACAAACGGTGTACTTGTAGAGCTTTGTCAGGATGCAGGATAA
- the iscU gene encoding Fe-S cluster assembly scaffold IscU, with product MAYSEKVIDHYTNPRNVGTLNKDSKSVGTGLVGAPECGDVMRLQIEVDANNVITDAKFKTFGCGSAIASSSLATEWLKGKNIDEALAIDNMDIVEELALPPVKIHCSVLAEDAIKSAINDYRVKNGMEPIELPKSHH from the coding sequence ATGGCATATTCAGAAAAAGTAATAGATCATTATACCAACCCAAGAAACGTTGGTACTTTAAATAAAGACAGTAAATCAGTTGGTACCGGACTTGTTGGCGCACCTGAGTGCGGCGACGTCATGCGCCTTCAGATTGAAGTCGATGCAAACAACGTAATCACAGATGCTAAATTCAAAACATTTGGCTGTGGTTCTGCAATTGCATCTTCATCGCTGGCAACAGAATGGCTGAAAGGCAAAAACATTGATGAGGCACTGGCTATTGACAATATGGATATTGTTGAGGAACTGGCTTTGCCACCGGTAAAAATTCATTGCTCGGTATTGGCAGAAGATGCGATCAAATCGGCCATCAATGACTACCGCGTTAAAAACGGCATGGAGCCAATTGAATTGCCTAAATCTCATCATTAA
- a CDS encoding GlmU family protein: MMINLFDDNAWQSLRPLSFTRPVADLRVGILTIAEKWTKHLNAECGFITLAHLSVKYPSLKEGCLYINGSVCPDESLLEAIVALQTGESLKKEGLLIAFKTDYGTTDVMKTADQLKPKEYNRDFTRIVVPEDIFRNNDIELRKDFALITKGRSSAALSATNTLLGNDIFVEEGGGAECSTFNSLNGPIYIGRNSQVWEGCHIRGSFALCDNSQIKMGAKIYAQTTIGPYSRVGGEINNAVIWGYSSKGHEGYLGNSVLGQWCNIGADSNNSNLKNNYAEVRLWDYATEGFRKTGLQFCGLIMADHSKCGINTMFNTGTVTGVSANVFGPGFPRNFIPDFAWGGAQGFDVYKLDKMFETAEKVYERRNIPFDQTEKDILQAVFDMTENYRHF, translated from the coding sequence ATGATGATCAATTTATTTGATGATAATGCCTGGCAGTCCCTTCGCCCATTATCTTTTACAAGACCTGTTGCAGATCTTCGTGTAGGAATTCTTACGATTGCAGAGAAATGGACGAAACATCTGAATGCCGAATGCGGGTTTATCACTTTAGCACACTTATCTGTTAAATATCCGTCATTAAAAGAAGGCTGTTTGTATATCAATGGTTCTGTTTGCCCGGATGAGTCCTTACTCGAAGCTATTGTAGCACTGCAGACCGGTGAATCGCTAAAAAAAGAAGGACTCCTGATTGCCTTTAAAACTGATTATGGAACAACTGATGTGATGAAAACAGCAGATCAGTTAAAACCGAAGGAATACAACAGAGATTTTACCAGGATTGTAGTCCCTGAAGATATTTTCAGAAATAATGATATTGAACTTAGGAAGGATTTTGCACTGATCACAAAAGGACGAAGTTCCGCAGCATTGAGTGCTACCAATACCTTATTGGGTAATGACATCTTTGTTGAAGAAGGAGGGGGAGCAGAGTGTTCCACTTTTAACAGTTTAAACGGGCCTATATATATAGGCAGAAATAGTCAGGTTTGGGAAGGCTGTCATATCCGGGGTTCTTTTGCGCTGTGCGACAATTCGCAGATTAAAATGGGCGCAAAAATTTACGCACAAACCACCATTGGCCCCTACAGCAGGGTTGGCGGAGAAATTAACAATGCCGTAATCTGGGGGTATTCCTCCAAAGGACATGAAGGCTATCTGGGTAATTCGGTGCTTGGACAGTGGTGCAATATCGGGGCCGACAGCAACAACTCTAACCTGAAAAACAATTATGCCGAAGTAAGGCTTTGGGATTATGCAACAGAAGGGTTCCGGAAAACCGGCTTGCAGTTTTGCGGCCTCATCATGGCCGATCATTCCAAATGCGGCATCAATACCATGTTCAATACCGGTACAGTGACCGGTGTCAGCGCTAATGTTTTCGGTCCCGGTTTCCCCCGAAATTTTATACCTGACTTTGCATGGGGAGGCGCACAAGGATTTGACGTTTACAAATTAGATAAGATGTTTGAAACAGCAGAAAAGGTGTATGAACGCAGAAATATACCCTTTGATCAGACAGAAAAAGATATCTTGCAGGCTGTTTTTGACATGACAGAAAATTACAGACATTTTTAG